Proteins encoded together in one Ogataea parapolymorpha DL-1 chromosome III, whole genome shotgun sequence window:
- a CDS encoding RNA-binding protein MRN1, translating to MAFQQFQYVPFAENSHDSAQISYPPSYPSRTVYLGNIPADMEAHELLDHVRSGTVESLKIVPSKNCAFVSFLDENSAMLFHSDATLKHLTIGGHELKIGWGRPTPVQPVVASCVARYNATRNVYLGSLDPGVTEQELFDDLKHYGAIDTIKILPEKKIAFAHFTSILAAIKCIQSLPLVDKYRDKKVFYGKDRCAFVTKTQQHNAAQYLGLNPNCDNLAAQVDRDAIADTLVRQSNAAAIIATSAGGQGNQGNRTIYLGNLHPDSTVEEICNVCRGGILHHVRLIPERHVCFITFIDPVSAAQFYAMSSLHGLVIHNRKIKVGWGKHSGPLPNSINLAVGNGASRNIYIGGLDKIPEIKFTKEKLYNDFKVFGETEQINFYDEKHCCFVNFTNISSAIKAIDGIRNNPDYRKCKINFGKDRCGNAPRNFQGPQGLPFMSGQVVNDITGQQFGDYSDDEDEPPRPAGASLDAENPMGIFRKQN from the coding sequence ATGGCGTTCCAGCAGTTCCAATACGTCCCCTTTGCTGAAAACAGCCACGACAGCGCCCAGATCAGCTATCCTCCGTCGTACCCCAGCAGAACGGTGTATTTGGGCAACATCCCTGCCGACATGGAGGCccacgagctgctcgaccACGTCCGTTCCGGCACCGTGGAGTCTTTGAAAATCGTGCCGTCCAAAAACTGCGCGTTCGTGtcgtttctggacgagaacTCTGCCATGCTGTTCCACTCCGACGCCACCCTGAAACACCTCACGATCGGCGGccacgagctcaagattgGCTGGGGCAGGCCCACGCCCGTGCAGCCCGTGGTGGCCTCGTGTGTCGCGCGCTACAACGCCACCAGAAACGTGTACCTGGGGAGTCTGGACCCGGGCGTGACCGAGCAGGAGCTGTTCGATGACCTCAAGCACTACGGAGCCATCGACACGATCAAAATCCTGCCCGAGAAGAAAATCGCGTTTGCGCACTTTACCTCCATTTTGGCGGCCATCAAGTGCATCCAGTCGCTGCCGCTGGTGGACAAGTACCGCGACAAAAAAGTGTTCTACGGCAAGGACAGGTGTGCGTTTGTCACCAAGACACAGCAACACAACGCGGCACAGTATTTGGGACTGAACCCGAATTGCGACAATCTCGCCGCTCAGGTGGACAGAGACGCCATTGCCGACACGCTGGTGCGCCAGAGCAACGCTGCAGCCATCATCGCCACGTCGGCAGGCGGCCAGGGCAACCAGGGCAACCGCACAATCTACCTGGGCAACTTGCACCCAGACTCGACCGTCGAGGAGATCTGCAACGTGTGCAGGGGCGGCATCCTACACCACGTCCGGCTGATCCCTGAGCGGCACGTGTGCTTCATCACGTTTATAGACCCGGTGTCTGCTGCGCAGTTCTACGCCATGTCGTCGCTGCACGGGCTCGTGATCCACAACCGCAAGATCAAGGTCGGCTGGGGCAAGCATTCGGGGCCTCTGCCGAACTCGATCAACCTGGCCGTCGGCAACGGCGCGTCGCGCAACATCTACATCGGCGGGCTCGACAAGATCCCGGAGATCAAGTTCACCAAGGAAAAATTGTACAACGATTTTAAGGTGTTTGGCGAGACCGAGCAGATCAATTTCTACGACGAAAAACACTGCTGTTTCGTCAACTTCACCAATATCTCCAGCGCAATCAAGGCAATCGACGGCATCAGAAACAACCCGGACTACAGAAAGTGCAAGATCAACTTTGGCAAGGACCGCTGCGGCAACGCGCCGCGCAACTTCCAGGGCCCGCAGGGCCTGCCGTTCATGTCTGGCCAGGTGGTGAACGACATCACAGGACAGCAGTTTGGCGACtacagcgacgacgaggacgagccgcCACGGCCAGCGGGCGCGTCGCTCGACGCAGAAAACCCAATGGGTATTTTCCGAAAGCAGAATTAA
- a CDS encoding Plasma membrane pyridoxine (vitamin B6) transporter has product MLRTLQSISRKVDSLGVESRGIERCLPDERSTSKWVLLSIAGLWNSGCGGLTSMSSFFLGPLLFGLGYKDSMVVGLLGMLLGCLLPAYAATLGPRSGLRQLCLVRYLFGRFAIKVVCLISVIGLGGWTVTNSVIGGQILLSMSNGRVPIEIGILIISLLSVVVSIFGIRLVLKLETVVGVVVIITVVLMYPMTRHDITQFHENVSVGDGLTVIGNRLCFFTLCYSVTATWAGIASDYYILLPETFSQKKVFFFTLFSIAVPTTVGAVIGLLIGNAAVSKPTWAAAYETSSLGGLLNLVFGAWGGFGKFLLILLWLSLMTNNIINLYSSALIIQIVDPWVYRNIPRWFMVLVVFAVTLVLAMAGRDKLSTILSNFLPMLGYWITIYFVILVEENVIFRSTKLVNLFRFEFSEDEIADEVESKEMACEATVSQKYGQKPCYNFAAWDSASCQTYGIAASLAFCVGAAGAVLGMDQVYYIGVLARKIGDHGGDIGTWLIVAFTGLSYPVLRYAELRIFGK; this is encoded by the coding sequence ATGCTCCGCACCTTGCAATCGATCTCGCGCAAAGTCGACTCGCTCGGCGTCGAGTCCAGAGGCATCGAGCGCTGTTTGCCCGACGAACGGTCCACGTCCAAATGGGTGCTCCTATCCATTGCTGGGCTGTGGAACTCGGGCTGTGGAGGACTCACCTCCATGtcctccttcttcctcgGCCCGTTGCTGTTTGGGCTAGGATACAAGGACTCCATGGTTGTTGGGTTGCTTGGAATGCTACTTGGGTGCTTGCTCCCCGCCTACGCGGCCACTTTGGGCCCCAGATCCGGCCTCAGACAACTGTGTCTGGTGCGCTATCTGTTTGGCCGTTTTGCTATCAAGGTGGTGTGTCTGATCTCGGTGATCGGTCTTGGCGGGTGGACAGTCACAAACTCTGTGATTGGAGGCCAAATCTTGCTCTCAATGAGCAACGGCAGGGTGCCCATCGAGATTGGGATCCTTATTATCAGTCTGCTCAGCGTCGTGGTGTCCATTTTTGGGATCCGGCTAgtgctcaagcttgagACGGTGGTCGGCGTTGTGGTGATCATCACAGTCGTTCTAATGTACCCAATGACCCGCCACGACATCACGCAATTCCATGAAAATGTCTCTGTTGGCGATGGACTCACGGTTATTGGCAACcggctctgtttcttcacGCTGTGCTACTCTGTGACGGCCACCTGGGCGGGCATTGCGTCGGACTACTACATTCTGCTACCTGAGACATTTAGCCAGAAAAAAGTGTTCTTTTTCACGCTGTTTTCGATCGCCGTCCCAACCACCGTGGGAGCTGTCATTGGACTGCTTATCGGCAACGCTGCCGTCTCAAAGCCGACATGGGCCGCAGCCTACGAAACGTCCTCACTCGGCGGCCTGCTGAACCTCGTTTTCGGCGCGTGGGGCGGGTTTGGCAAGTTTCTGCTCATTCTGCTTTGGCTCTCGCTCATGACCAACAATATCATCAATCTATACTCGTCCGCGCTGATCATCCAGATCGTCGATCCGTGGGTGTACCGTAACATCCCGCGCTGGTTTATGGTGCTCGTGGTGTTCGCCGTGACGTTGGTGCTCGCGATGGCCGGCAGAGACAAGCTGAGCACGATCCTGTCGAACTTCCTGCCCATGCTGGGCTATTGGATCACGATCTACTTTGTGATCCTTGTGGAGGAGAACGTGATCTTTCGTTCCACCAAGCTGGTCAATCTGTTCAGATTCGAGTTTTCTGAGGATGAAATAGCCGATGAGGTTGAGTCAAAGGAAATGGCCTGTGAAGCAACGGTTTCTCAGAAATATGGCCAAAAACCCTGCTACAACTTTGCAGCGTGGGACTCCGCCAGCTGCCAGACGTACGGGATAGCTGCGTCGCTGGCCTTCTGCGTGGGGGCCGCGGGCGCGGTTCTTGGGATGGACCAGGTGTACTATATCGGTGTGCTGGCACGCAAAATCGGGGACCATGGCGGCGACATCGGCACGTGGCTGATCGTCGCGTTCACAGGGCTCTCATACCCTGTCCTCAGGTACGCAGAGCTGCGTATTTTCGGCAAatag
- a CDS encoding Nucleus export protein BRR6, translating into MSQTTPLGPELKVDLTPVQSHMTHERHEVTETLRKAQLGQTLAPEKLNNNYSYLNKQDNSTPLSFASSNKTPVSILKNFKFSPDRKSVSEDFVNSQPGLRMSKTQDGHLNPVKGAYNVFDKRSSGSPINVVNRKRRRLSNSNLWQNLEPKQPQSVEKNPPKESTFSKIVYSLLSDPQCASNLTLVVQILLNTLLFACFMTLVLFSFLAVKRDADRKIQGYSNKVVHEINMCKREYFRNNCSPELRVPALEESCNEWDNCMNRDPEAVITTVAYFEILAECMNAFFHNLSFRTLFGLIFLTLFLVLVPNILFNKFRSSKTTTTNNYYHFNPDQSTANASQISQMTSLSPVRSPARSPQRILDSSVYFTPPAALLMKEDGTKVPGSSVRFDSNISYHEIPGLEASPLGRFVNKDRY; encoded by the coding sequence ATGTCACAGACGACTCCCCTGGGCCCTGAATTGAAGGTCGACCTCACTCCCGTGCAGAGTCACATGACCCACGAGCGACACGAGGTGACAGAAACGCTACGCAAGGCGCAGCTGGGCCAGACTCTCGCTCCTGAAAAACTCAACAATAACTACTCCTATCTCAACAAACAGGACAACTCGACCCCGCTATCGTTTGCGTCCTCTAACAAAACACCAGTGTCGATcctgaaaaatttcaagTTCAGTCCGGACCGCAAATCTGTAAGCGAAGACTTTGTCAATTCCCAGCCCGGCCTCCGAATGTCCAAGACGCAGGACGGTCATCTAAACCCGGTCAAAGGAGCATACAACGTCTTTGATAAGCGATCGTCCGGGTCTCCGATCAATGTGGTAAACCGCAAGAGAAGAAGGCTTTCAAATTCCAACCTGTGGCAGAATTTGGAACCCAAACAGCCCCAGTCagtcgaaaaaaatccGCCTAAAGAGTCcactttttccaaaatcgTCTACAGTCTTCTGTCTGACCCGCAATGCGCGTCTAATCTTACACTCGTGGTGCAGATCCTGCTCAACACGCTGCTTTTCGCCTGTTTCATGACCCTCGTGCTGTTTTCGTTCCTGGCAGTCAAACGAGACGCAGACCGCAAGATCCAGGGTTATTCGAACAAGGTGGTGCACGAAATCAATATGTGCAAGCGCGAATATTTCAGAAACAACTGCTCGCCCGAGCTGCGCGTTCCAGCGCTCGAGGAGTCCTGTAACGAGTGGGACAACTGCATGAATAGAGACCCAGAGGCAGTGATCACTACGGTGGCGTACTTCGAGATCCTGGCTGAGTGCATGAACGCGTTCTTCCATAACCTGAGTTTCCGCACGCTTTTTGGCCTTATTTTCCTGACTCTGTTCCTTGTGTTGGTGCCCAATATTTTgttcaacaaattcagGTCCTCGAAAACCACCACAACCAATAATTACTACCATTTTAACCCAGACCAGTCAACTGCCAACGCGTCGCAAATCTCCCAAATGACCAGCTTGTCGCCGGTGCGCTCACCAGCTAGGTCGCCACAGCGCATTCTGGACTCGTCTGTGTACTTcactcctccagcagcgttGTTAATGAAAGAGGACGGCACCAAGGTCCCGGGTTCGAGCGTGCGGTTCGACTCGAACATCAGCTACCATGAAATCCCTGGTCTCGAGGCTAGTCCTCTGGGCAGGTTCGTCAACAAGGATAGATATTGA